From the genome of Sphingomonas sp. HMP6, one region includes:
- a CDS encoding RsmB/NOP family class I SAM-dependent RNA methyltransferase, which produces MTPSARTQAAIELLDQIIDAARDSGAAADTLIARYFATRRYAGSKDRRAVRELVYAAIRAVGERPASGRSAMLAVAATDPELAATFDGVGHGPAPIGTKETAAATGIAPRWIVDRLYASDLDEAECAALIDRASLDVRINRVIDEPIEIEGAEPIPGLPDGLRLPTGTNVENLPAYNHGAIEVQDAGSQIVTLAAKAQRGQRIVDLCAGAGGKTLALAAVMEGQGVVLATDTDRNRLSRLAPRAERARAGIIESRLINPGRELEMLDDWTGSADCVLIDAPCSGTGTWRRNPEARWRLTPDRIERLVETQRKVLEVGAALVKPGGALVYIVCSLLDEEGAGQVAAFLSANPGWRAQAPNLPAGRTHGPGIRLTPAHDATDGFFVARLQHA; this is translated from the coding sequence ATGACCCCATCCGCTAGAACCCAGGCCGCGATCGAACTGCTCGATCAGATCATCGATGCTGCGCGCGATTCGGGCGCCGCCGCCGATACGTTGATCGCACGCTATTTCGCCACGCGCCGCTATGCCGGGTCGAAGGACCGCCGGGCGGTGCGCGAGCTCGTCTACGCGGCGATCCGCGCGGTGGGCGAGCGTCCCGCCTCGGGCCGCAGCGCCATGCTGGCGGTTGCCGCCACCGACCCTGAACTCGCCGCTACGTTCGACGGCGTCGGCCATGGTCCCGCGCCGATCGGAACCAAGGAAACCGCAGCCGCCACCGGAATCGCGCCGCGCTGGATCGTTGATCGGCTGTACGCCTCCGATCTGGACGAGGCCGAATGCGCTGCGTTGATCGATCGCGCGTCGCTCGATGTGCGGATCAACCGCGTGATTGACGAGCCGATCGAGATCGAGGGCGCCGAACCCATCCCCGGCCTGCCCGACGGGCTTCGCCTGCCGACTGGCACCAATGTCGAGAACCTGCCCGCCTATAATCACGGCGCGATCGAAGTGCAGGACGCCGGCAGCCAGATCGTCACGCTCGCCGCCAAGGCCCAGCGCGGCCAGCGGATCGTCGATCTGTGTGCGGGCGCAGGCGGCAAGACGCTCGCGCTGGCGGCGGTGATGGAGGGGCAGGGCGTCGTGCTGGCTACCGATACCGATCGCAATCGCCTGTCGCGGCTCGCCCCACGCGCCGAGCGGGCGCGCGCCGGGATCATCGAGAGCCGCTTGATCAATCCTGGCCGCGAGCTCGAAATGCTCGACGATTGGACCGGCAGTGCCGATTGCGTGCTGATCGACGCGCCCTGTTCAGGCACTGGGACTTGGCGGCGCAACCCGGAGGCGCGCTGGCGGCTTACCCCCGACCGGATCGAACGGCTGGTCGAAACCCAGCGCAAGGTACTCGAAGTCGGCGCGGCGCTGGTCAAACCAGGCGGGGCATTGGTCTATATCGTCTGCTCACTGCTGGACGAAGAGGGCGCGGGGCAGGTTGCCGCCTTTCTCTCCGCCAATCCGGGCTGGCGTGCGCAGGCCCCGAATCTGCCTGCGGGACGCACCCACGGCCCCGGCATCCGCCTGACCCCTGCGCATGACGCAACAGACGGCTTTTTTGTCGCGCGATTGCAACACGCGTGA
- a CDS encoding tetratricopeptide repeat protein — protein MRYTSVAVAAALTLLTVGTAVQGQRGDPAVDARSLALLAKGKTLQAAGNLDAATDVLETAVTVDPRNRDAFVTLAEVAQSRSLPGKAIRLYREALSLDPNDVAALRGQGEALVAKGAVSRAKDNLARIRTVCGKRACPEVAALSASIAKGPPIITASAAIPTTVPKKD, from the coding sequence ATGCGCTATACGTCTGTTGCCGTCGCTGCCGCGCTGACGCTGCTGACCGTCGGCACCGCGGTGCAGGGCCAGCGCGGCGATCCGGCGGTCGATGCGCGCTCGCTCGCGTTGCTGGCCAAGGGCAAGACGTTGCAGGCGGCGGGTAATCTCGACGCGGCGACCGATGTGCTGGAGACGGCAGTTACGGTCGATCCGCGCAACCGTGATGCGTTCGTGACGCTGGCGGAAGTCGCGCAAAGCCGCAGCTTGCCTGGCAAGGCGATCCGCCTGTACCGCGAGGCGCTGTCGCTCGATCCCAACGATGTCGCGGCCCTGCGCGGGCAGGGCGAGGCGCTGGTCGCCAAGGGCGCCGTGTCGCGCGCCAAGGATAATCTCGCGCGGATCAGAACCGTGTGCGGAAAGCGCGCTTGTCCGGAGGTCGCGGCCCTGTCGGCATCGATCGCCAAGGGGCCGCCGATCATCACCGCTTCGGCGGCGATCCCGACGACGGTACCAAAGAAGGACTAA
- the rsmA gene encoding 16S rRNA (adenine(1518)-N(6)/adenine(1519)-N(6))-dimethyltransferase RsmA, with product MSTPPAAATPDLPPLRDVIARYGLNASKALGQNFLLDAQLLARIARIPGNLNDAEVLEIGPGPGGLTRALLAAGARVTAIERDRRCIPALAELGEAFPGKLKVIEGDALEIDAAPLFEGKPHIASNLPYNIGTALLVRWLSAEWVPWWQSLTLMFQREVAERIVAPTDGEAYGRLAVLAQWRSRATLAMPVHRSAFTPPPKVMSAVVHIVPIEAPKDVRFATLERLTAAAFGQRRKMLRQSLKGVNGALDALERVGIDPTRRAETVSVAEFVTLARALG from the coding sequence GTGAGCACACCGCCAGCCGCGGCCACGCCGGATCTGCCCCCGTTGCGCGACGTGATCGCGCGCTATGGGTTGAACGCCAGCAAGGCGCTGGGCCAGAATTTCCTGCTCGATGCGCAATTGCTCGCCCGGATCGCACGCATCCCCGGCAACCTGAACGATGCCGAAGTGCTCGAAATCGGGCCGGGTCCGGGCGGCCTGACGCGCGCGCTGCTCGCCGCCGGTGCGCGGGTTACCGCAATTGAGCGCGACCGGCGCTGCATCCCGGCGCTGGCCGAACTGGGCGAGGCCTTCCCCGGCAAGCTGAAGGTGATCGAGGGCGATGCGCTCGAAATCGACGCCGCGCCCTTGTTTGAGGGCAAGCCGCATATTGCCTCCAACCTGCCCTACAACATCGGCACCGCGCTGCTGGTGCGCTGGCTGTCGGCCGAGTGGGTGCCGTGGTGGCAAAGCCTGACGCTGATGTTTCAACGTGAGGTCGCCGAGCGGATTGTCGCCCCAACCGATGGTGAGGCGTACGGGCGGCTGGCGGTGCTCGCGCAGTGGCGGTCGCGCGCCACGCTGGCGATGCCGGTGCACCGCTCTGCTTTCACGCCGCCGCCCAAGGTGATGTCGGCGGTGGTGCACATCGTTCCGATCGAGGCTCCTAAAGATGTGCGGTTTGCCACGCTGGAACGGCTGACCGCCGCCGCCTTCGGCCAGCGCCGCAAGATGTTGCGGCAAAGCCTGAAGGGCGTGAACGGCGCGTTGGATGCCCTGGAGCGCGTCGGGATAGACCCGACCCGGCGGGCCGAAACCGTCAGCGTGGCGGAGTTCGTCACCCTCGCCCGCGCGCTCGGTTAG
- the pdxA gene encoding 4-hydroxythreonine-4-phosphate dehydrogenase PdxA, giving the protein MRAPLAISMGDPAGIGPEIIAKAWARRAEAGLPPFFATGDARAISAVWDGPVAAITHPEMATAVFEAALPILTVEDGGEIVPGSPDVEGARCALRALELAAGLARSGAARALVTGPVSKVQLYQIGFSYPGQTEFVAERCGIAGENAVMMLAGPDLRVVPITTHVPLAAVSGLLSIDLLVAKGRATARGLMRNFGILNPRIAFAGFNPHAGESGAIGREEIDVIAPAVAQLRAEGIDASGPFAADTMFHARARVTYDAALCCYHDQALVPLKTLYFDDGVNITLGLPIVRTSPDHGTAFNIAGKNVAEPGAMIAAIRMAGEAAERRAAADDA; this is encoded by the coding sequence ATGCGCGCGCCGCTCGCCATATCGATGGGGGATCCGGCCGGGATCGGCCCGGAGATCATCGCCAAGGCCTGGGCGCGGCGCGCGGAGGCGGGCTTGCCGCCCTTCTTCGCAACGGGGGACGCGCGCGCGATCAGCGCGGTGTGGGACGGTCCAGTAGCGGCGATCACGCATCCCGAAATGGCCACGGCCGTATTCGAGGCTGCGCTCCCCATTCTGACCGTGGAGGATGGCGGTGAGATCGTCCCCGGATCACCCGATGTCGAAGGCGCGCGCTGTGCGCTGCGCGCGCTGGAACTGGCGGCGGGACTTGCCCGGTCGGGGGCTGCGCGCGCGCTGGTCACCGGGCCGGTGTCCAAGGTACAACTCTATCAGATCGGCTTCAGTTACCCCGGACAGACCGAGTTCGTGGCCGAACGCTGCGGCATTGCCGGTGAGAATGCAGTGATGATGCTCGCCGGGCCAGATCTGCGCGTCGTACCCATCACCACGCATGTGCCGCTCGCCGCCGTGAGCGGGTTGTTGTCGATCGACTTGCTCGTGGCCAAGGGCCGCGCGACGGCACGCGGGTTGATGCGCAATTTCGGGATTCTCAATCCGCGCATCGCCTTTGCGGGTTTCAACCCCCATGCGGGGGAAAGCGGCGCGATTGGGCGCGAGGAAATCGACGTGATCGCGCCTGCCGTCGCGCAACTGCGGGCGGAAGGCATCGACGCGAGCGGGCCGTTCGCCGCCGACACGATGTTTCACGCGCGCGCACGGGTAACGTACGACGCGGCCTTGTGCTGCTATCACGATCAGGCCCTGGTGCCGCTGAAGACGCTGTATTTCGATGACGGGGTCAACATCACGCTCGGCCTGCCAATCGTACGAACCTCGCCCGATCACGGCACCGCCTTCAACATCGCGGGCAAGAACGTCGCAGAACCGGGCGCGATGATCGCCGCGATCCGCATGGCGGGTGAAGCGGCCGAACGCCGTGCCGCCGCGGACGACGCGTGA
- a CDS encoding peptidylprolyl isomerase, with the protein MGLKYVKTEIAKTARVGRALGLGVALAALVSLTGASIAQSVPDNAVPKNNLDLPSNPQVFGKVDPNVRKPTALVNGAVITGTDVDQRVALLVAARDLKLNPTEMAQYKLLITRQLIDETLEIQQARTAEVKIAPEEITKTYDSIVARNFGRTPAEMRTYLRTIGSSERSLKRQIEAELSWNKYLRRKVDVNVGDEEVKAIIKKLTDAQGTTEYHVREIYLKADADRAQEVFNQGKQMIESIQKREKGEDTFGYYARGFSAATTAATEGDLDWLSETQLAQLPPSLVEAIKSMTPEHLAGPIEVPGGFSIIYLVETRKIGVADPLDATLTLKQVSVRFPDGISQAQADIRVADFSKATQAIRGCGEVAKVASSLGAEVVDNASVQIRQLPGALRDIMLKLQVGEASPPFGSVKDGIRTLVLCGRDEARGGNLPGLEQMRGQMESQRTNLRANQLLRDLRRDAIVEYR; encoded by the coding sequence ATGGGACTAAAGTACGTGAAGACTGAAATTGCAAAGACGGCCCGTGTCGGTCGTGCGCTCGGCCTTGGTGTGGCACTTGCCGCCTTGGTGTCGCTGACCGGAGCCTCGATCGCGCAGAGCGTTCCCGATAACGCTGTGCCCAAGAACAATCTCGACCTTCCATCAAACCCGCAGGTGTTTGGCAAGGTCGACCCTAACGTCCGCAAGCCGACCGCGCTCGTCAACGGCGCGGTGATCACGGGAACCGATGTCGATCAGCGGGTGGCACTGCTGGTCGCGGCGCGCGACCTGAAACTCAACCCGACCGAGATGGCGCAGTACAAGCTGCTCATCACGCGCCAGCTGATCGACGAGACGCTGGAGATCCAGCAGGCCAGGACGGCGGAGGTTAAGATCGCGCCTGAGGAAATCACCAAGACCTACGACTCGATCGTCGCGCGCAATTTCGGCAGGACCCCGGCCGAGATGCGCACCTATCTGCGCACGATCGGCTCCTCGGAACGCTCGCTTAAGCGTCAGATCGAGGCCGAGCTTTCCTGGAACAAATATCTGCGCCGCAAGGTCGACGTGAATGTCGGCGATGAGGAAGTGAAGGCGATCATCAAGAAGCTGACCGATGCGCAGGGCACGACCGAATATCACGTCCGCGAAATCTATCTGAAGGCCGATGCCGACCGCGCGCAGGAGGTCTTCAATCAAGGCAAGCAGATGATCGAGTCGATCCAGAAGCGCGAGAAGGGCGAAGACACGTTCGGCTATTATGCGCGCGGCTTTTCCGCTGCGACGACTGCCGCGACCGAGGGGGATCTCGACTGGCTGAGCGAAACCCAATTGGCGCAATTGCCGCCGTCGCTGGTCGAGGCGATCAAGTCGATGACGCCCGAACATCTCGCCGGGCCGATCGAGGTACCCGGCGGTTTCTCGATCATTTATCTGGTTGAAACGCGCAAGATCGGCGTGGCCGATCCGCTCGATGCGACGCTGACGCTGAAGCAAGTCAGCGTACGTTTCCCCGACGGGATCAGCCAGGCGCAGGCCGATATTCGCGTCGCCGATTTTTCCAAGGCGACCCAGGCAATTCGCGGTTGCGGTGAGGTTGCCAAGGTGGCGTCGTCGCTCGGCGCGGAAGTGGTCGACAATGCCTCGGTCCAGATCCGGCAACTGCCGGGCGCGCTGCGCGATATCATGCTGAAATTGCAGGTTGGCGAAGCCAGCCCGCCATTCGGATCGGTCAAGGACGGCATTCGCACGCTCGTTTTGTGTGGCCGCGACGAGGCGCGCGGTGGAAATCTGCCGGGCTTGGAACAGATGCGCGGCCAGATGGAAAGCCAGCGGACCAATTTGCGCGCAAACCAGTTGTTGCGCGATTTGCGGCGTGACGCGATCGTCGAATATCGCTGA
- a CDS encoding LPS-assembly protein LptD, producing MIRAFLLATAVSPLVLIATQASAQDLQTRTTPPPPPSAAPSARDDQVQFTAGNLQYDLEDEIVTATGDVRMFRSGDRLRADKLVWNRKTGKVVATGNIAIVNPGGDTAYGDSIELSDALKDGVVENMLLVLERGGRLAARKGTRSLNETVVLEDAAYTPCAVTGSDGCAKEPSWKITAVRVIYRPERGRIYYKGARINLFGLPTLPLPALSNPIGGDNNNGLLSPDFRYGRVNGFEFAQPYHFALAPNRGLTITPRIYSAVLPMLQAEYSALNTLGSYKIAGYATASPRSGDLLTPTPPGTPNFFRGYLDGVGRFQLSPNWSATASVRLVTDRTFLRRYDISTDDRLRTTASLERIDRDSYFAITGWYVQTLRVGDRQGLQPIALPEIDFRKRMKDGLLGGTFEFQANSLAISRPAGQDTQRAFASAKWDLRKLTPWGQEVTFTAFARGDVYNANDTLATTVASYRGNEGISARAIGAVAVDVKWPLIGSFLGGTQRLTPRFQIVAAPQTTNLAVPNEDARAVDLEDSNLFSLNRFPGYDRFEDSTRFTYGLDWSVDLPGFAFTTNVGQSYRINTRATLFPDGTGLSRRMSDIVGRTELRYHDFVSVVHRYRLDKDSLVLRRNELDATIGSRQSYVVVGYLRLNRKIDPTLEDLQDREEVRLGARVAFSKFWSVFGSTVIDLTDRREDPLMLADGFDPVRHRLGVQYEDDCLRLGVTWRRDYQDTGDARSGNSYLLTLAFKNLGR from the coding sequence GTGATACGTGCTTTCCTTCTTGCCACGGCCGTATCGCCGCTCGTGCTGATCGCCACTCAGGCGTCGGCGCAGGACCTGCAAACGCGCACCACGCCGCCCCCGCCGCCATCGGCCGCGCCGAGCGCGCGTGATGATCAGGTGCAATTCACTGCCGGCAACCTGCAATATGATCTGGAGGACGAGATCGTCACCGCGACCGGCGACGTCCGCATGTTTCGGAGCGGCGATCGGCTGCGCGCCGACAAACTCGTGTGGAACCGCAAGACCGGCAAGGTCGTCGCGACCGGCAATATCGCGATCGTCAATCCCGGCGGCGACACGGCCTATGGCGATTCGATCGAGCTGAGCGATGCGCTGAAGGACGGTGTGGTCGAGAACATGCTGCTCGTGCTGGAACGCGGCGGGCGGCTGGCGGCGCGCAAGGGCACGCGCTCGCTCAACGAAACCGTCGTGCTGGAGGACGCCGCCTACACGCCGTGCGCAGTGACCGGATCGGACGGCTGTGCGAAGGAACCGTCGTGGAAGATCACCGCCGTGCGCGTGATCTATCGCCCGGAACGCGGCCGGATTTACTACAAAGGCGCTCGGATCAATCTGTTCGGCTTGCCCACGCTGCCGCTGCCAGCCCTGTCCAATCCGATCGGCGGGGACAATAACAACGGCTTGCTCAGCCCCGACTTTCGCTATGGCCGCGTCAACGGCTTCGAATTCGCCCAGCCCTATCATTTCGCGCTCGCGCCCAATCGTGGCCTGACGATCACGCCGCGGATCTACAGTGCCGTCCTGCCGATGCTGCAGGCCGAATATAGCGCGCTCAACACCCTCGGGTCTTACAAGATTGCCGGCTATGCGACGGCCAGCCCGCGCAGCGGAGATCTGCTGACGCCTACCCCGCCGGGGACGCCCAATTTCTTCCGCGGCTACCTCGACGGCGTAGGTCGCTTTCAGCTTAGCCCGAACTGGAGCGCGACCGCCTCGGTCCGTCTGGTCACCGATCGCACCTTCCTGCGCCGCTACGACATCTCGACCGATGACCGGTTGCGCACCACCGCCAGCCTCGAGCGGATCGACCGCGACAGCTATTTCGCGATCACCGGCTGGTACGTCCAAACGCTGCGCGTCGGCGATCGCCAGGGGTTGCAGCCGATCGCCCTGCCCGAGATTGATTTCCGCAAGCGCATGAAGGACGGTCTGCTCGGCGGAACGTTCGAGTTCCAGGCCAACAGCCTCGCCATCTCACGCCCGGCGGGACAGGATACGCAGCGTGCGTTTGCCAGCGCGAAATGGGATCTGCGCAAGCTGACGCCATGGGGGCAGGAAGTCACTTTCACCGCCTTCGCGCGCGGTGACGTGTACAACGCCAACGACACGCTTGCGACGACGGTGGCGAGCTATCGCGGCAATGAAGGCATCAGTGCCCGCGCGATCGGCGCCGTGGCGGTCGACGTGAAATGGCCGCTGATCGGCTCCTTCCTGGGCGGCACGCAGCGGCTGACCCCGCGCTTCCAGATCGTCGCGGCACCGCAGACGACCAACCTTGCCGTCCCAAACGAGGATGCGCGCGCGGTCGATCTTGAGGATTCGAACCTATTCTCGCTCAATCGCTTCCCGGGCTATGATCGGTTTGAGGATTCGACGCGCTTCACCTACGGGCTCGACTGGTCGGTCGATTTGCCCGGGTTCGCCTTCACCACCAACGTCGGCCAGAGTTACCGCATCAACACGCGCGCAACGCTGTTCCCGGACGGCACCGGCCTGTCGCGGCGGATGTCGGACATCGTCGGCCGTACCGAGCTTCGCTACCATGATTTCGTGTCAGTCGTGCACCGCTACCGGCTCGACAAGGACAGTCTGGTGCTGCGCCGCAACGAGCTCGATGCGACGATTGGCTCGCGCCAGAGCTATGTCGTGGTCGGATACCTCCGGCTGAACCGCAAGATCGATCCCACCTTGGAGGATCTGCAGGATCGCGAGGAAGTCCGCCTCGGCGCGCGTGTGGCCTTCAGCAAATTCTGGTCGGTGTTCGGGTCGACTGTGATCGATCTGACCGATCGCCGCGAAGATCCGTTGATGCTCGCCGATGGTTTCGACCCCGTACGGCACCGGCTCGGCGTGCAATATGAGGACGATTGTCTCCGCCTTGGCGTCACGTGGCGGCGCGATTATCAGGACACTGGCGACGCGCGCAGCGGCAACAGCTATCTGTTGACGCTGGCATTCAAAAATCTTGGCCGCTAA
- a CDS encoding leucyl aminopeptidase — protein sequence MHIELSSGAPAPSAAIVFLVEKDALAGLETGLIDAAALDLVKAAARASRFEGETAGVVETFVAETTGVRRVLLIGVGAASDGDFERAGGALTARLLTSGVEGVSVDFASAAATPKAAARFAAAAAQRGWRHDIYRTKMSEKAKPTLKTVVLHGTPDGTDAEWSKQKALTEGLELTRTLVAEPPNVIYPETFVAKVLAEVEGLGLEVTVLGEAEMRELGMGSLLGVSQGSAKEAQLLALKWSGAGAGDPDLALVGKGVTFDTGGISLKPGPGMEDMKWDMGGAGAVVGAMKALALRKAKANVIGVCGLVENMPDGDAIRPGDILTSMSGQTIEVLNTDAEGRLVLCDAITWVQRTHRPKTIIDLATLTGAIIISLGNEHAGCFANDDALADQLLAAGKASGDHLWRFPLSDAYNKLIDSPIADMKNVGPRGGGSITAAQFIQRFVDSGVKWAHLDIAGMVWADKPGATYDKGATGFGVRLLDRFVADNFEA from the coding sequence ATGCACATCGAACTTTCCAGCGGCGCACCCGCGCCGAGCGCCGCCATCGTCTTTCTTGTGGAGAAGGACGCGCTGGCGGGGCTGGAAACTGGTCTGATCGACGCGGCCGCGCTTGATCTCGTGAAGGCGGCCGCGCGCGCCAGCCGGTTCGAGGGCGAGACGGCGGGCGTGGTCGAAACCTTTGTCGCCGAAACGACAGGTGTTCGTCGCGTGTTGTTGATTGGTGTCGGAGCCGCCAGTGACGGTGATTTCGAGCGTGCTGGCGGCGCACTGACCGCGCGGTTACTTACTTCGGGCGTCGAAGGCGTGAGCGTCGATTTCGCGAGCGCCGCCGCGACGCCGAAGGCCGCCGCGCGCTTTGCGGCTGCGGCCGCGCAGCGCGGCTGGCGGCATGACATCTACCGTACGAAAATGTCCGAAAAGGCCAAGCCGACGCTGAAGACGGTTGTGCTGCACGGGACGCCCGACGGCACCGATGCCGAATGGAGCAAGCAAAAGGCGCTGACCGAGGGGCTCGAACTCACCCGCACGCTCGTGGCCGAGCCGCCGAATGTGATCTATCCTGAAACCTTCGTCGCGAAGGTACTGGCCGAAGTCGAAGGGCTCGGTCTCGAAGTGACCGTGCTCGGTGAAGCCGAAATGCGCGAACTGGGCATGGGCTCCCTGCTCGGCGTATCGCAGGGCTCGGCCAAGGAAGCGCAACTGCTCGCGCTGAAGTGGAGCGGGGCCGGGGCGGGTGATCCCGATCTCGCGCTTGTCGGCAAGGGCGTTACCTTCGACACCGGCGGCATTTCGCTGAAGCCTGGCCCCGGCATGGAAGACATGAAGTGGGACATGGGCGGTGCCGGTGCCGTGGTCGGCGCGATGAAGGCGCTGGCGCTGCGCAAGGCGAAGGCCAACGTCATCGGCGTGTGCGGCCTGGTCGAGAACATGCCCGATGGCGACGCGATCCGCCCGGGCGACATCCTCACCTCGATGTCGGGCCAGACGATCGAAGTGCTTAACACCGATGCCGAAGGGCGGCTGGTGCTGTGCGACGCGATTACGTGGGTGCAGCGGACGCATCGGCCCAAGACGATCATCGATCTTGCGACGCTGACCGGTGCGATCATCATCAGCCTGGGCAATGAACATGCCGGGTGCTTCGCGAATGACGATGCGTTGGCCGATCAACTGCTTGCGGCGGGCAAGGCTTCGGGCGACCATTTGTGGCGCTTCCCGCTTTCGGACGCGTATAACAAGCTGATCGACAGCCCGATCGCCGACATGAAGAACGTCGGCCCGCGCGGTGGCGGATCGATCACCGCGGCGCAATTCATCCAGCGCTTCGTCGACAGCGGCGTGAAGTGGGCGCATCTCGATATCGCGGGCATGGTGTGGGCCGACAAGCCTGGTGCGACCTATGACAAGGGTGCGACTGGGTTCGGCGTGCGGCTGCTCGACCGGTTCGTCGCGGATAACTTCGAGGCGTAG
- a CDS encoding DNA polymerase III subunit chi: MQVDFYHLTSQPLDRVLPRIAERVVEGGGRLIVVAESEEQRSAIDRLLWTYAPESFLPHAIAGGEADAQQPILIAADPAPANAARNIALADGVWRDEALTFDRAFHFFDGERIAEARIAWKALADRDGIERRYWKQNDAGRWEQAA, from the coding sequence ATGCAAGTCGATTTCTATCACCTGACTTCGCAACCGCTCGACCGCGTCCTTCCCCGCATCGCCGAACGCGTGGTGGAGGGCGGCGGTCGGTTGATCGTCGTCGCGGAGAGCGAAGAACAGCGCAGCGCGATCGACCGGTTGCTCTGGACCTACGCGCCCGAAAGCTTCCTGCCGCACGCGATTGCCGGCGGGGAAGCGGACGCCCAACAGCCGATCCTGATCGCCGCCGACCCCGCCCCGGCCAACGCCGCGCGCAACATTGCGCTTGCCGACGGGGTGTGGCGCGACGAGGCGCTGACCTTCGATCGCGCCTTCCACTTTTTCGACGGCGAGCGCATCGCCGAGGCGCGCATTGCGTGGAAAGCGCTGGCGGATCGCGACGGAATCGAGCGCCGTTACTGGAAGCAGAACGACGCCGGTCGCTGGGAACAGGCGGCCTGA
- the ndk gene encoding nucleoside-diphosphate kinase, protein MAANRTFSIIKPDATRRNLTGAVVKMLEEAGLRVVASKRIHMTRDQAEGFYAVHKERPFFGELVEFMISGPVVVQVLEGENAMQRNRDIMGATNPANAEPGTIRKELAESIEANTVHGSDSDENAAIEIAYFFKPEEIVG, encoded by the coding sequence ATGGCCGCGAACCGTACGTTTTCGATCATCAAGCCCGACGCGACGCGTCGCAACCTGACGGGTGCCGTCGTCAAGATGCTTGAGGAAGCCGGCCTCCGCGTCGTCGCCTCGAAGCGCATCCACATGACGCGCGATCAGGCTGAGGGCTTCTACGCCGTCCACAAGGAACGCCCGTTCTTCGGTGAACTGGTCGAGTTCATGATCTCCGGCCCGGTCGTCGTGCAGGTTCTCGAAGGCGAGAATGCGATGCAGCGCAACCGCGACATCATGGGCGCGACCAACCCGGCGAATGCAGAGCCCGGCACGATCCGCAAGGAACTGGCCGAATCGATCGAAGCCAACACCGTCCACGGTTCGGACAGCGACGAGAATGCGGCGATCGAAATCGCCTATTTCTTCAAGCCCGAAGAAATCGTTGGCTGA
- a CDS encoding GNAT family N-acetyltransferase translates to MADPVWRLRSAGAADADALALVASATFLETYAGSLDGADMVAHCLANNTREKFAAWASDPLSAVTLAEALPGHAPLGYSVLTAVDLPIAPRDGDIELRRIYAMGRLHGTGAGAALMAQALTDAARLGKDRVVLGVWGENHRAHRFYERQGFTVIGTREFKVGSVVHDDLVYARSV, encoded by the coding sequence TTGGCTGATCCGGTCTGGCGGTTGCGCAGCGCGGGGGCGGCGGATGCCGATGCCCTCGCGCTCGTCGCATCCGCCACGTTCCTGGAAACCTATGCCGGGTCGCTCGACGGCGCGGACATGGTGGCGCATTGCCTCGCCAACAATACACGCGAGAAATTCGCGGCGTGGGCCAGCGATCCGCTGAGCGCGGTCACGCTGGCCGAGGCGCTGCCCGGCCATGCGCCGCTTGGCTACAGCGTCCTGACGGCGGTCGATTTACCGATCGCGCCGCGTGATGGCGATATCGAGCTTCGGCGCATCTACGCCATGGGGCGGTTGCATGGGACTGGCGCTGGCGCCGCGCTGATGGCGCAGGCGCTGACGGATGCCGCACGCCTTGGCAAAGACCGCGTCGTGCTCGGCGTGTGGGGCGAAAACCACCGCGCGCATCGCTTCTACGAACGCCAGGGCTTTACGGTGATCGGCACGCGCGAATTCAAGGTCGGCAGTGTCGTGCACGACGATCTGGTCTATGCGCGCAGCGTATAA
- a CDS encoding MmcQ/YjbR family DNA-binding protein, translating into MSPDPEAVLAKVRALALALPETAECLSHGSPGFHIAKGKFFAYFWHNHHSDGETVVIVKTTGRDEQAMLIEMDPDCYYSPPYMGPSGWVAMRLDRDDVDWERVGDRIAISWELVAPRRLLEAGGR; encoded by the coding sequence ATGAGTCCCGATCCGGAAGCCGTCCTCGCCAAGGTCCGCGCGCTGGCGCTGGCGCTGCCCGAGACGGCCGAGTGCCTGTCGCACGGCTCGCCCGGCTTCCACATCGCGAAGGGCAAGTTCTTCGCCTATTTCTGGCACAACCACCACAGCGACGGTGAGACTGTGGTGATCGTCAAGACCACCGGCCGCGACGAGCAGGCGATGCTGATCGAGATGGACCCGGACTGCTATTACAGCCCGCCATACATGGGTCCGTCAGGCTGGGTCGCGATGCGGCTTGACCGCGACGACGTAGACTGGGAGCGGGTCGGTGACCGGATCGCGATCAGCTGGGAATTGGTCGCGCCGCGGCGCTTGCTGGAGGCTGGCGGACGATGA